A window of Solanum stenotomum isolate F172 chromosome 3, ASM1918654v1, whole genome shotgun sequence contains these coding sequences:
- the LOC125857841 gene encoding galactoside 2-alpha-L-fucosyltransferase-like has translation MKRSKKTFNDQQVSTDRESGAVLKNSVKWGLNPMTLVGFIVVLLMVLTIVFSVAFFFGDLPSDCLWTLAEARIFHVKHSKVSEKDILQPLTVPKDKLLGGLLPTGFDETSCLSRYESHLYSKPLQHKPSSYLISGLRRYEALHKQCGPYTELYNRTVDLIKSGEYSSGSSVCNYVVWISYSGLGNRILTLTSAFLYALLTNRVLLVDPRANLHNLFCEPFPEVSWLLPPDFPIIDQFSSFNQKYPHSYGYMVRNNVTGKSRIPSFLYLHLSHDFDVQDKLFFCDTDQTFLHKVPWLFVKSNNYYIPALFLIPSFEQELNNLFPEKETVFHFLGKYLFHPTNSVWGLITRYYQAYLAQADEKIGIQIRVFSLGVSNFKYVLNQILACATKENLLPQVNLNEPIVNYSSKTKTISVLMTSLSSRYFEEIRNMYWQNPTVTGEIVSVFQPSHEEHQQTEKLMHDRKALAEMYLLSLTDKLVTSGWSTFGYVAYSLGGLKPWILYKFKKGTVHDPPCFRATSLEPCYHSPPYYDCKKKTASNNTVNIVPHVRHCEDNSWGLKLFDQKGELL, from the exons ATGAAGCGATCCAAGAAAACCTTCAATGATCAGCAAGTTTCTACTGATCGCGAATCAGGTGCTGTTTTGAAGAATTCAGTGAAATGGGGTCTGAATCCAATGACACTCGTGGGTTTTATAGTTGTTCTCTTGATGGTTCTTACGATTGTTTTCTCAGTTGCATTCTTTTTCGGCGACTTACCTTCTGATTGTTTGTGGACTTTGGCTGAAGCTAGAATTTTTCATGTTAAACATTCAAAAG TATCTGAAAAGGATATTCTGCAGCCACTGACAGTGCCAAAAGATAAACTACTTGGTGGCCTTCTTCCTACTGGATTTGATGAAACATCTTGTTTGAGTAGGTATGAATCACACTTATATAGCAAACCTCTGCAGCATAAGCCTTCCTCTTATCTTATCTCGGGGTTAAGAAGATACGAAGCTCTTCACAAGCAATGCGGACCTTACACAGAATTATACAACAGAACAGTAGACCTTATAAAGTCCGGTGAATACAGTAGTGGTTCTTCAGTTTGTAACTACGTTGTTTGGATATCGTATAGTGGTTTAGGGAACAGAATACTAACCTTAACTTCTGCTTTCCTTTATGCTCTACTCACAAATAGAGTCCTTCTGGTTGACCCCAGAGCTAATTTGCATAACCTGTTTTGTGAACCTTTTCCTGAAGTTTCTTGGTTGCTTCCTCCAGATTTTCCTATTATTGATCAGTTTAGTAGCTTTAATCAGAAATATCCACATTCTTATGGTTATATGGTGAGAAATAATGTCACAGGCAAGTCAAGAATACCTTCATTCCTCTACCTTCATTTATCTCATGACTTTGATGTGCAAGATAAATTATTCTTCTGTGACACTGACCAAACTTTTCTCCACAAAGTCCCTTGGCTATTTGTGAAGTCAAATAACTATTATATTCCTGCTCTTTTCTTGATCCCATCGTTCGAGCAAGAGTTAAACAATCTTTTTCCAGAGAAAGAAACTGTCTTCCACTTCTTGGGTAAGTACCTTTTCCATCCAACAAATTCTGTATGGGGGCTTATTACTAGGTACTATCAAGCTTATTTAGCTCAAGCAGATGAAAAAATAGGCATTCAAATTAGAGTTTTCAGTTTAGGTGTAAGCAATTTTAAGTATGTGTTGAATCAAATATTAGCTTGTGCAACAAAGGAGAATCTGTTACCACAGGTTAACCTGAATGAGCCTATAGTCAATTATTCTAGCAAGACGAAGACTATAAGCGTCTTGATGACATCTCTGAGTTCACGATACTTCGAGGAGATTAGGAACATGTATTGGCAGAATCCTACTGTGACAGGAGAGATTGTTAGTGTTTTTCAGCCAAGTCATGAAGAGCATCAACAAACTGAGAAGCTGATGCATGACAGAAAGGCCTTGGCAGAAATGTATTTGCTGAGTTTAACTGATAAATTGGTTACAAGTGGATGGTCCACTTTTGGTTATGTGGCTTATAGTCTTGGAGGTTTGAAGCCATggattttatacaagtttaaaaaAGGGACAGTCCATGATCCGCCTTGTTTTCGAGCTACGTCTTTGGAGCCATGTTATCATTCTCCCCCTTACTACGATTGCAAGAAGAAAACAGCAAGTAATAACACAGTTAACATTGTTCCTCATGTGAGACATTGTGAGGATAATAGCTGGGGTTTGAAGTTATTCGATCAAAAAGGTGAATTGTTGTAA
- the LOC125858497 gene encoding ribulose-phosphate 3-epimerase, chloroplastic, which translates to MATASSLGSSTLLQSQISGFGGSQKLQKISFSNPNSLTFTRRRIQTVVNASSRVDKFSKSDIIVSPSILSANFSKLGEQVKAIEQAGCDWIHVDVMDGRFVPNITIGPLVVDSLRPITDLPLDVHLMIVEPDQRVPDFIKAGADIVSVHCEQSSTIHLHRTINQIKSLGAKAGVVLNPGTPLTAIEYVLDAVDLVLIMSVNPGFGGQSFIESQVKKISDLRKICAERGLNPWIEVDGGVGPKNAYKVIEAGANALVAGSAVFGAPDYAEAIKGIKTSKRPEAVAV; encoded by the exons atggcGACTGCTTCTTCTTTGGGTTCATCAACTCTGTTACAATCCCAAATTAGTGGATTTGGCGGGAGTCAAAAGCTTCAAAAGATTTCTTTCTCCAACCCCAATTCACTCACTTTCACCAG GAGGAGAATTCAAACTGTGGTGAACGCTTCTTCTCGGGTGGATAAGTTCTCAAAAAGTGACATTATTGTTTCTCCGTCCATCCTTTCTGCTAACTTTTCTAAATTAGGAGAGCAG GTGAAAGCAATTGAGCAGGCAGGCTGCGACTGGATTCATGTAGATGTGATGGACGGTCGATTTGTTCCAAATATAACTATTGGACCCCTTGTAGTTGATTCCTTGCGCCCTATCACAGATCTACCATTGGATGTGCATCTG ATGATTGTCGAACCTGACCAGAGAGTACCTGACTTCATAAAAGCAGGTGCTGATATTGTCAGTGTTCACTGTGAGCAATCTTCTACGATCCACTTGCATCGTACAATAAATCAG ATTAAAAGTTTGGGAGCAAAAGCTGGGGTTGTCCTCAATCCTGGAACCCCTTTAACCGCAATTGAATATGTCCTTGATG CTGTTGATCTGGTGTTGATTATGTCTGTAAACCCTGGATTTGGGGGACAGAGCTTCATTGAGAGTCAGGTCAAGAAAATCTCGGACTTGAGAAAAATCTGCGCTGAGAGG GGATTAAACCCTTGGATTGAAGTTGATGGTGGAGTTGGTCCCAAAAATGCTTACAAG GTCATTGAAGCTGGAGCCAATGCCTTGGTAGCTGGTTCTGCTGTCTTTGGAGCTCCTGATTATGCTGAAG CTATTAAAGGGATCAAGACAAGCAAAAGGCCTGAAGCAGTTGCTGTATGA